CGTCCGTGCGCTGGACACCGTGGACCTCACCGTCGACCGCGGCGAGCTCGTGGTCGTCCGCGGGGCGTCGGGGTCCGGCAAGACGACCCTGCTCCGGCTGCTCGGTGGGCTCGACGTCCCGACCCGGGGCACCGTCCTCGTCGACGGCGTCCCGTCCGCCGAGCGCGACCAGGACGATCAACGAGCGCTCCGACGCGACCGCATCGCGTTCGTCTTCCAGGACTTCGCCCTGCTCGCGGTCCTCACGGCGGCGGAGAACGTCGAGGTGCCACTCCGGATCCGTCGAGCCTCGGCCCGGCGACGGGACGCCGCGGTCGCCGAGGCGCTCGAGCAGGTCGGCCTGACCGGGCACGGGGCGCAGTTCCCCGACGAGCTCTCCGGTGGTCAGCAGCAGCGGGTCGCGATCGCCCGTGCCGTCGTGGGAGGTCCGGACGTGCTGCTCGCGGACGAGCCGACCGCGCAGTTGGACAGCGCGACGGCCGCCGGGATCGTCGAGCTGCTGGCCGACCTGGTCCGGCGCACGGGGCTCGCGGTGGTCGTCACGACCTCGGACGACGCCTTCGTGGACCGCGCGACGCGGGTGGTGGACCTCCGGCGCTGAGTGCCCGGGTGTCCGGGTGCGGAGCGCTCGGACACCGGGTGCCGTCGTCAGGGGTGCCGCGTGCTGCGGTGCCGTCGCCGGTCGGACCCGACGAGCCGGAGCGCGGACGTCCCCAGGGCGACGAGCAGGGCGTCGACGGCCGTCACGTGCTCCGCGACGGCGCGCAGGCGCGGCCCGGTCGTCGCGTCGAGCGCGACGGCCCGGACGGCCGCACCCACGTCGTCCGCGGACACCGCGACGACGCCGGCGCCGACCGAGGCGACGGCGCTGCCGATGCCGGCCTGCGCGGGACGGGCCGGCAGGACGACGAGCGGGACGCGCGCCCGGAGGGCGACGAGCACCGTGTGCACGTCACCGGCCAGGACGGCGACGTCCACGTCGTCGAGCAGCTCGGTCAGGGGCACCGCGACGGCGAACGCGAGGTTCGGCGACGGGGCGGTCCGGGGTCCGTCAGACCGACCGGTGAGCTGCACCACGGTGTTCGCCTCGGTCGAGCCGATCGAGGTCAGGACGGCGTCGACCTCGTCCGAGGGACGTCCGGGGAGCGCGACGAGGACGTTCCACCGGTAGTCCGAGCCGTCCGTCGGCCGCTTCCCGCCGTGGCCCGCCCGGACGGGCGTCACGGGGCGAGCTCGGTGAGCGGGACCGCTACGGTCGGGCGGTACCGACGGAAGACGGCGTCCGGGAAGTGCGGGCCGACCAGCACCTCGGCGCCGTCGCCGACCCGTTCGGTGATGGCCCTGCGGGTGGCGACGGCGCCGGCCGGGTCGTGGTCCCCCACCCACACGAGGTCCGGGTGCAGGACCTCGGCCGGGCAGTGCAGGGCGTCGCCGACGACGAGTGCCCGCCCGCTGCTCCCCCGGACGGCGAACGCGACGTGACCGGGTGTGTGCCCGGCGGTGGCGACGGCGACGACCCCGTCGACCGGCTCGCAGCCGTCGGTCAGGGCACGACGTCGGGTCGCGATGAGCGCGAGCTCGTGGGGGCGCGGGCCGACCGCATCGGCACCGTCGCCATCTGCCCAGGCCTCCCACTCGTCGTCGCTCACCCAGTACTCCGCGTTCGGGAAGGTGGGGGCGGTGCCGGCGCTCTCGTCGCCGATCCACCCGACGTGGTCGGCGTGCAGGTGGGTGAGCAGCACGGCGTCGACGTCCTCGGGGCGGACGCCGAGCGCACGCAGGTTCTCGAGGAGCATGCCGCCGCGCATGAACGCGTCGCGGTCCGCCCCGGGCCGGACGAGCGGGATCGTCCGGTCACCGATGCCGGTGTCGATGAGGACCCGTCGGTCGTGCGTGGTGACGAGGATCGCGCCGACGCTGAGCACGAGCATGCCGTCGTCGTCGAGCACGTCGAGCCCGTCGGTGAGGACGTCCTCGTGGCCGTGCGGGTAGGCGATGCCGGGTTCGGCGCGGAACTCCCCGTCCGGGACGTAGGTGAGGGTGATCCCACCGAGGTCGAGCTGCGTGGTGGGTGCGGGCGATGCGGTCACGAGGACTCCTTCTGACTCGGGTTCGAGGGCCCCACCCCACCAAAGGACCGTGGTGTTCGTCGTCCGCGTTCCCACGGAGACGTGGCGCGTCCGCAGCGTCGCCGTCGTAGGCTCCGGCAATGTCCTTCACCGTCGTGCACACCGCCGATGTCCCCGCCAGTGGTGCCGAGCACCCGGCGTCGAGTCCGTGGGACCGGCGTCTCAACGGTGCCCTCGGCATCACGCGGTTCGGGCTCTACGAGGTCGACCTCCCGGCCGGTGCCACCACGGTGCCGCACGACCACCGGGAGGACCACGCCGAGGACGCCTACGTCGTGGTCCGGGGGTCGGGCTGGCTCGTGGTGGACGGCACCGAGACGGCGCTCTCGGTGGGCGACGCCGCCGCGGTGACGGAGCAGCCGGAACGCTGGTTCCGTGCCGGCGAGGACGGGTGCACGCTCGTCGCGGTCTGCGCCTGATCGAGGTCGTCCGGGGGTCTCCCCGGGGTGGGTGTCCCCGCGGTGGGACGCCCGGGTTGGGCAGGGCGACTAGGCGCCGTGGACGGCGCCGACGACGAAGTGGACGAGGAACGCCGTCGCGAACAGGGCGATCCAGAAGCCACCGACGACGATGCCGGTGATCGCGAGACCGCGGCCGCGTTCGCCGGTCCGGCTGATCTGCACGAGTGCGACGACCGAGACGACCAGGCCGACGACGTTGGCGACGAGGGCCAGCACGAAGCCGACGATCGAGAGGGTGTTGAGGCGGTCGGTGGGGACGGCGGCGGTGGCGTGCGGTTCGAGGGTGGACATGGGATCTCCTTCGGGTGTGTGGTCGGGCGGCGTCCTGCGTCGTCCGTGGGACAAGGCTGCGCTCGTGGCCGGTCGCGTTCGACCTCCCTGCGGAGGAGCGACGTCACTCGCCAGGATGATCGTTCCGGAGCGGTACTTCCGAGCGCGACGAGGGCCCGAGGGCGGTGCGTGCCGCCATGCCGTGCGCACGCACCACCGTTCGGGTGCTGGAGCGTGCGCGGTCAGCCGATCGCGGCCAGCAGGACCGTCGGGTCGCCCTCCATCCACAGGCAGTCCATGGTGAAGCGCGCCACCCGGAGGCCGCTCGGCGTGGGACGGACGAGGAAGGTCCAGGTGTTGCCCATCAGTGCGTGCCGGGTCGCGGTGACGTCGGGGCCCTGCCCGGGCAGGTGGTGCTGCGCGAGGGCGTAGGACTCGACGAGGTAGCCGTCGCCGAGTCCGCGGGCGGTGGTGTTGCTCACGGCGTGCATCGTGTCGAGCGGCCCGACGGCGCCGATCATGGTCGGGATGACGGTCTCGCGGCCCTGCAGCACCGGGAACTCGAGCCCGATCTTCGAGGTCGCGGGGGTCATGTCGACCACGACGTCGTCGGTGAGGAGCCCCTCGAGCACGGCGGCGTCGGCGGTGTCGAGCGCCCGCGCCCAGCGGAGCGGGAGGCGGCCGAGCTCCCACTCGGTCTCGATCGGCAGGGCGGTGGTGATGTCGGTGGTGGTGGACACGGTGGTGCTCCTTCGTGCGGTGGGTCGATGGGTCGGTGGATCGGTGTGGGTCAGGTGGTCAGGACTCGACGAGCGGCTGCTGCGCACGGAAGACGTCGCCGGGGTCGACGGCTGCCTTCACCCGCTGCAGTCGGCTGAGGTCCGCCGGGGTGAACGACAGCTCGGGGTGCCCGTCGTCGGGCGCGAAGTTGAGGTACCGCGTCCCGGTGCCCCACGGCTGCATGCCCTCGACGAGTGCCCGGGCCCGCGCGATCCCGTCGGCGTCGTCATCCGGCATGCCGATGGAGACGGCCCAGAGGACGTACGCGGCGGACCCGGCGACGATCGCTCCCGCTCCCGGTCGCGTGGTGTCGAAGGCACCACCGAGGTGCCGGAGTTCGACGATGTGCGGTGCGACCTCGTTCGACGGACCGACGAAGTCCAGGAGTGCCTGCTGCGCGGCGGGGTCGAGGCCGGCGAGCATCGCCGTCTCCTCGGAGAACGGGGCCGGATCGACGGGATCCTCGTGGACGCGCTCGAAGTCCTCCGAGCGCGTCTCCTCGACCGTGTCGACGAGCACCGGAGCGGCGGCCCGGAGCGGCGCGAGCAGCGCCTCTGCCCCGGCGGCGTCCCCGAGGTACGCCACGCGCACGTGCAGGACGGGACGGCCCGCGAGCAGCGGCGGCACCCCGGGCACCGCCGGCAGGCGGAGGAACGCCAGCGACAGGGTGAGGTCGTCGGGAGCCGTCTCGGTCACTGCCGCGAACGCCGCCAGGACCGCGGCCGCGTGCTCCCCGTCGTGGAACAGACCGCCGCCGACGAAGCGCTCGACGGGGAAGAGCTCGATCTCCATCGAGGTGACGATGCCCAGGTTGCTCCGGCCGCCGCGCAGCGCCCAGAACAGGTCGACGTGCTCGTCGGCGCTCGCCCGGAGCAGTTCCCCGGCCGCCGTGACCACCTCGAGCGCGACGACGTGGTCCGATCCCCACCCGTACTTCCGGCCGAGGACCGGGCTGAGTCCGCCGCCGAGCGTGAAGCCGACGGCGCCCACCTGCCCGGAGGATCCGTGGACGGGACTGAGGTGGTGCTCGACGGTGCGGGGCACGACGTCGTTCCACCGGGCGCCGGCACCGATGACGGCTCGACGGGCGGCGGCGTCGACGTGCACGTCGTCCATCGCGGCCGTCGTGACGAGCAGGCCGCCGTGCAGGGGGCGCATCGCGTGGTGGCCGGTCGCCATCACGGCGACCGGCAGGTCGTGCGCGGTGGCGAAGGTGACCGCCTCGACGACGTCGCTCGCGCTGTGAGCGGCGACGACGACGTCCGGGTGGCGCTGACCGGCCAGGTTGTAGCCGGCGCAGGCAGCCGCGTAGCCGGCGTCCTCGGCGGTGAGGGCGTCGCCGTCCAGGGTGGCGGCGAGTTCGGCGACGTCCTCGCGGAACGCGGCGCGGACGCCGTGCTCGACGGTGTCGTCGTGGGTCGTACGGGACATCTCGGTCCTCCATCAGGGTGGGGCCCCGGGCGGGGCGGGCAGTGGGGTGGACGGGCGGGTGGTCCGGGTCCGGGTCGGGTGGTCCGGGCGGGGTGGTCCGGTCCTGGACCCCGGGGACGATCACACCGGCAGCAGGTCGACGACGCGTCGACGACCGGTCGACACCCGGTCGACGGGTGCGACGGGTGCGACAGGCGCGACGGGTGCGACAGGCGCGACAGGTGCGACGGGTGCGACGGGACCCGCTCGCGGCTCAGCCGCCGAGCGGCTCGACG
The sequence above is drawn from the Curtobacterium sp. L6-1 genome and encodes:
- a CDS encoding ABC transporter ATP-binding protein produces the protein MTGPTATGPATTGPGTSVPVLRAVGLGRDHETAAGTVRALDTVDLTVDRGELVVVRGASGSGKTTLLRLLGGLDVPTRGTVLVDGVPSAERDQDDQRALRRDRIAFVFQDFALLAVLTAAENVEVPLRIRRASARRRDAAVAEALEQVGLTGHGAQFPDELSGGQQQRVAIARAVVGGPDVLLADEPTAQLDSATAAGIVELLADLVRRTGLAVVVTTSDDAFVDRATRVVDLRR
- a CDS encoding MBL fold metallo-hydrolase; the encoded protein is MTASPAPTTQLDLGGITLTYVPDGEFRAEPGIAYPHGHEDVLTDGLDVLDDDGMLVLSVGAILVTTHDRRVLIDTGIGDRTIPLVRPGADRDAFMRGGMLLENLRALGVRPEDVDAVLLTHLHADHVGWIGDESAGTAPTFPNAEYWVSDDEWEAWADGDGADAVGPRPHELALIATRRRALTDGCEPVDGVVAVATAGHTPGHVAFAVRGSSGRALVVGDALHCPAEVLHPDLVWVGDHDPAGAVATRRAITERVGDGAEVLVGPHFPDAVFRRYRPTVAVPLTELAP
- a CDS encoding cupin domain-containing protein gives rise to the protein MSFTVVHTADVPASGAEHPASSPWDRRLNGALGITRFGLYEVDLPAGATTVPHDHREDHAEDAYVVVRGSGWLVVDGTETALSVGDAAAVTEQPERWFRAGEDGCTLVAVCA
- a CDS encoding DUF4190 domain-containing protein; protein product: MSTLEPHATAAVPTDRLNTLSIVGFVLALVANVVGLVVSVVALVQISRTGERGRGLAITGIVVGGFWIALFATAFLVHFVVGAVHGA
- a CDS encoding nuclear transport factor 2 family protein, encoding MSTTTDITTALPIETEWELGRLPLRWARALDTADAAVLEGLLTDDVVVDMTPATSKIGLEFPVLQGRETVIPTMIGAVGPLDTMHAVSNTTARGLGDGYLVESYALAQHHLPGQGPDVTATRHALMGNTWTFLVRPTPSGLRVARFTMDCLWMEGDPTVLLAAIG
- a CDS encoding FAD-binding oxidoreductase, yielding MSRTTHDDTVEHGVRAAFREDVAELAATLDGDALTAEDAGYAAACAGYNLAGQRHPDVVVAAHSASDVVEAVTFATAHDLPVAVMATGHHAMRPLHGGLLVTTAAMDDVHVDAAARRAVIGAGARWNDVVPRTVEHHLSPVHGSSGQVGAVGFTLGGGLSPVLGRKYGWGSDHVVALEVVTAAGELLRASADEHVDLFWALRGGRSNLGIVTSMEIELFPVERFVGGGLFHDGEHAAAVLAAFAAVTETAPDDLTLSLAFLRLPAVPGVPPLLAGRPVLHVRVAYLGDAAGAEALLAPLRAAAPVLVDTVEETRSEDFERVHEDPVDPAPFSEETAMLAGLDPAAQQALLDFVGPSNEVAPHIVELRHLGGAFDTTRPGAGAIVAGSAAYVLWAVSIGMPDDDADGIARARALVEGMQPWGTGTRYLNFAPDDGHPELSFTPADLSRLQRVKAAVDPGDVFRAQQPLVES